In Xenorhabdus poinarii G6, the following are encoded in one genomic region:
- a CDS encoding class I SAM-dependent methyltransferase codes for MTGIYQKNITCKSGVNTKNTNNVGETIVSTAVTYDSIGKLFNDFTNTAAQREIEVRTIMSMVGSVEGLSVLDVACGYGYFANRFHQAGAKEVVGIDISEKMIELAQGFADSNQRDIKYWVRDAAQMEKLGEFDLINAAWLFNYSSSIEKLKAMFKNIATNLKPGAKLVAYTVEPSFSLEKGNFDKYGVNVKTEEVWEEGYRYTAEFVTTPPSPFTFFRWSRDDYEKAIKEAGFSEFYWQKPLLQEQDIINRPDGFWDVFQNNCLQTGLVCKM; via the coding sequence ATGACCGGAATTTACCAAAAGAATATAACCTGTAAATCAGGTGTAAATACTAAAAATACCAATAACGTAGGAGAAACAATTGTGTCAACTGCGGTTACTTATGACTCAATAGGAAAATTATTTAATGATTTTACAAATACGGCTGCACAACGAGAAATTGAAGTCAGAACAATAATGTCTATGGTTGGAAGTGTAGAGGGATTATCTGTACTCGATGTAGCTTGTGGGTATGGGTATTTTGCAAATCGCTTTCATCAGGCTGGAGCAAAAGAAGTTGTTGGGATTGATATTTCTGAGAAGATGATTGAGCTGGCCCAAGGTTTTGCAGACTCTAACCAGCGTGATATTAAATACTGGGTTCGAGATGCCGCTCAAATGGAAAAACTAGGTGAGTTTGATTTAATCAACGCAGCTTGGTTGTTTAACTACTCTTCATCTATTGAGAAACTTAAGGCAATGTTCAAAAACATAGCCACGAACTTAAAGCCAGGAGCAAAATTGGTTGCTTACACGGTTGAACCAAGTTTTTCTCTTGAAAAAGGTAATTTTGATAAATATGGCGTAAATGTCAAAACAGAAGAAGTTTGGGAAGAAGGCTATAGGTATACCGCTGAATTTGTGACGACGCCTCCTAGTCCATTTACGTTTTTCCGCTGGAGTCGAGATGATTATGAGAAAGCCATAAAAGAAGCAGGTTTCAGTGAGTTTTATTGGCAAAAGCCGCTACTCCAAGAGCAAGATATTATAAATCGTCCAGACGGTTTCTGGGATGTATTCCAAAATAACTGTCTGCAAACTGGCCTGGTTTGTAAAATGTAG
- a CDS encoding DMT family transporter, which produces MSSNFTITLFILSLIAVIAGALVPFQAGSNAFLGKELGHPLWATVVSLLVSLFVVLPVIWVLKVPMMKVEAISSVPWWAWFGGIAGVIYISAALILTPKLGATAFIVCVISGQVIVSLIIDKFGLMGLPIKEMNTGRIFGVFLIILGMVLVQYFTVGKNKQVSIDKEITQETSVIEYNK; this is translated from the coding sequence ATGTCTTCTAACTTTACGATAACCTTATTTATACTGTCATTGATTGCAGTGATTGCAGGCGCATTAGTACCATTCCAAGCGGGTAGTAATGCATTTTTAGGAAAAGAATTGGGTCATCCCCTGTGGGCTACAGTTGTATCACTTCTGGTTAGTTTATTCGTTGTATTACCTGTCATTTGGGTACTTAAAGTACCAATGATGAAAGTTGAAGCTATTAGTAGTGTGCCATGGTGGGCCTGGTTCGGTGGTATAGCGGGAGTGATCTATATATCCGCAGCTTTGATATTAACACCAAAGCTTGGGGCTACCGCTTTTATTGTTTGTGTCATTTCAGGTCAAGTTATTGTTTCCTTGATAATTGATAAGTTCGGGTTGATGGGGTTGCCGATTAAAGAAATGAACACTGGCAGAATTTTTGGAGTCTTTCTAATCATATTAGGGATGGTGCTAGTCCAATATTTTACTGTTGGTAAAAACAAGCAAGTTTCTATTGATAAAGAAATAACCCAAGAAACTTCAGTAATTGAATATAATAAATAG
- a CDS encoding IS1 family transposase, producing the protein MALVCFLARRTICYSRSMEIHEKLIGAYHILKNIITTLWSQDQ; encoded by the coding sequence TTGGCTTTGGTATGCTTTTTGGCGAGAAGAACAATTTGTTACTCACGTTCAATGGAAATCCACGAAAAACTTATTGGCGCATATCATATATTGAAAAACATCATTACAACCCTTTGGAGTCAAGACCAATAA
- a CDS encoding helix-turn-helix domain-containing protein, with product MSKYSRELKIIIAKRCLAGNTSDKLSAEYSISSRQIRYWAQVVAIHGDNAFLPTSHSLCAVTKLQALKLMWTHDWSLTHTSAVLNLTTPGTLSVWLDKYNETGIKGLESPQRGRPPMKSRSKTPPKSDDEMTVKELKEELAYLRAENAVLKKLAELEQKKRPRAKKKR from the coding sequence ATGTCTAAATATAGTCGTGAGCTAAAAATCATTATTGCTAAACGATGTCTGGCAGGTAACACATCGGATAAGCTATCAGCGGAATATTCAATCTCTTCTCGACAAATTCGATACTGGGCTCAAGTTGTTGCCATTCATGGCGATAACGCCTTTTTGCCAACGTCTCACTCTCTTTGTGCTGTCACAAAACTCCAGGCTTTAAAATTAATGTGGACACATGATTGGTCCCTCACTCACACTAGTGCAGTTCTCAATTTAACGACTCCAGGTACCTTATCAGTCTGGCTTGATAAGTATAATGAAACCGGTATCAAAGGACTCGAAAGTCCTCAGCGAGGAAGACCCCCAATGAAATCCCGATCTAAAACCCCGCCGAAATCTGATGACGAAATGACAGTTAAGGAACTTAAAGAAGAATTAGCTTATTTGCGTGCAGAAAATGCGGTCCTAAAAAAGTTAGCAGAGCTGGAACAGAAGAAACGCCCACGAGCAAAGAAAAAGCGTTAA
- a CDS encoding formylglycine-generating enzyme family protein, translating into MKHGTNYYPPLLTKTARPEMTDRELIGFPESFTELREFIFTKEIQTAIENKTSIYLADLIENKDVSLDIRYFAGQALCYRDDPRIKTLNPSMCDVKGGIVSVGIDAEQIDQVMVDCDHLKLDRIWIEKETPEHQVHLDSYRIGKYPVTNKEYKDFLLDSREERIPRHWFLGRYPRECANHPVMGISEEDAECYISWLNKKTGRKFRLPTEHEWEYAASGPGKLQYPWGNHFLPDHCNTAEFGLLTTTPVGLFCHADSPIGCTDMAGNVEEFVADFYAPYPGADFIEDDLVNKLGAYRVARGGSFSRFQDLTRNTRRHGAFPSDIYVMGFRLAEDGK; encoded by the coding sequence ATGAAGCATGGAACTAACTATTACCCTCCGCTGTTAACAAAAACAGCTCGTCCTGAGATGACGGATAGAGAACTGATAGGTTTTCCGGAGAGTTTCACTGAACTGAGAGAATTTATTTTTACGAAAGAGATCCAGACCGCCATCGAAAATAAAACATCGATATACCTTGCTGATCTTATTGAAAACAAAGATGTATCTCTAGATATACGCTATTTTGCAGGTCAAGCTCTTTGCTACCGTGACGATCCACGTATAAAGACGCTAAACCCGTCAATGTGTGATGTAAAGGGAGGTATAGTATCGGTAGGTATTGACGCGGAGCAAATTGACCAAGTAATGGTTGATTGCGATCACTTAAAACTCGATCGAATATGGATAGAGAAAGAAACGCCAGAACATCAAGTTCATCTAGACAGCTATCGTATTGGTAAATATCCAGTTACCAACAAAGAATATAAAGATTTTCTTTTGGATAGCCGAGAAGAACGAATTCCCAGACACTGGTTTTTAGGTCGTTATCCAAGAGAATGCGCGAATCACCCTGTAATGGGAATTAGTGAAGAAGATGCTGAATGTTATATCTCATGGTTGAATAAAAAAACAGGCCGTAAATTCAGGCTACCCACTGAACATGAATGGGAATATGCAGCCTCTGGTCCTGGCAAGTTGCAATACCCTTGGGGTAATCACTTTCTTCCAGATCACTGCAACACTGCAGAGTTTGGGTTACTAACAACTACCCCTGTTGGTTTGTTCTGTCATGCTGACTCTCCAATTGGTTGTACAGATATGGCAGGGAATGTTGAAGAATTTGTTGCAGATTTCTACGCCCCTTACCCAGGTGCAGATTTTATAGAAGATGATTTAGTTAACAAACTTGGGGCATATAGAGTTGCTCGCGGAGGCAGCTTTTCAAGATTCCAAGATTTGACTAGAAACACTCGTCGTCATGGGGCGTTTCCTAGCGATATCTATGTAATGGGGTTTAGGTTAGCAGAGGATGGAAAATAA
- a CDS encoding MFS transporter: MKLGYLYLTHRHNQLLTFIVGIIYMERMSMSHFKLSQSSGLIKIFWPLYMGLFLVGSEMYIISPLLEAVSYDLSVSIAASAQLITSYVIIQAILGPFISTLYDKLGPRAMITIGIIIFSIGNILSALTYNYWFVVCSRGIAGLGVAFFGPSTWVWISHRIEENLRGKAIAFGMASFALGQVFGVPIGAYSAAFLSWQLVLAIIGIAAILLLPSIWKRISSHSSNAIEMAPDNTHFDNNIIKTLLSPWQDKNLRWSYIVTFLFHSASLGAYSFLAIYLSKHFFIHDKYIGFIGILSGIGTFLGSLVIGYISERLFVKRRNGVIIFLIYCSLGGMIAVPLAFQMSYLILSVIFIFIWFLFSGSFDSCQQHSVIFLSKDNIPTSLSWNTSILYAASGVGVLIMSIRPEEPNFISGMAFLMMLVSLVSSLYLHIRIRNIDDK; this comes from the coding sequence ATGAAGCTGGGGTATTTATATCTAACTCATCGACATAATCAGCTCTTAACTTTCATTGTTGGTATAATTTATATGGAGAGAATGTCAATGTCACACTTTAAGTTGTCTCAATCTAGTGGATTAATAAAGATATTTTGGCCACTCTATATGGGATTATTTCTTGTAGGAAGTGAAATGTATATTATTTCTCCTTTACTTGAAGCAGTCTCTTACGATTTGAGTGTATCTATTGCTGCTTCAGCGCAGTTAATCACATCTTATGTCATTATACAGGCAATTCTTGGGCCATTTATTAGTACTTTGTATGATAAATTAGGCCCTAGGGCTATGATAACGATTGGTATTATAATATTTTCTATCGGAAATATCTTATCTGCGCTGACGTATAATTATTGGTTTGTAGTATGTAGTCGTGGAATTGCTGGTCTGGGTGTTGCTTTTTTTGGTCCTTCAACATGGGTATGGATTAGCCATAGAATTGAAGAAAATTTACGAGGCAAAGCTATTGCTTTTGGTATGGCCTCTTTTGCTTTAGGGCAGGTTTTTGGCGTTCCTATAGGAGCCTATTCTGCTGCTTTTCTTTCATGGCAATTAGTCTTAGCTATTATAGGTATAGCCGCGATATTACTTTTACCTAGCATCTGGAAAAGAATTTCATCTCATTCATCAAATGCTATAGAAATGGCACCAGATAATACTCATTTTGATAATAATATAATAAAAACACTTTTATCTCCTTGGCAAGATAAAAACTTGCGATGGAGTTATATTGTTACTTTTTTATTTCACTCTGCGAGTTTAGGGGCTTATTCATTCTTGGCTATATATTTATCAAAGCATTTTTTTATTCATGATAAGTATATTGGTTTCATCGGAATATTAAGTGGAATAGGCACTTTTTTGGGCTCTCTGGTTATCGGGTATATCTCTGAAAGATTATTTGTAAAAAGAAGAAATGGAGTGATTATATTTTTGATATATTGTTCTTTAGGTGGAATGATAGCTGTACCATTGGCGTTTCAAATGTCATATTTGATACTATCTGTTATTTTTATCTTTATTTGGTTTTTATTTTCAGGATCTTTTGATAGCTGCCAGCAACATTCGGTGATTTTTTTATCTAAAGATAATATTCCTACAAGCTTGTCCTGGAATACATCGATATTATATGCAGCAAGTGGTGTTGGTGTGTTAATCATGAGTATTAGACCAGAAGAGCCTAATTTTATTTCTGGCATGGCTTTTTTAATGATGCTTGTTTCTTTAGTGTCTTCATTATATTTACATATACGAATTAGAAATATTGATGACAAATAA
- a CDS encoding LysR family transcriptional regulator produces MNYLRRIDLNHLVTLQALLTEKHISRAAVRLSKSQPAVSHSLAYLRKTFDDPLLIRKSGKLELTPKAGELLQPLDEALARLTSLFEAPEFDPNLADRTFRIAMSDYGAKLFLPDLLRQIRTIGPNIKLIVTQGSREAMIASVIDGETDLAFGVFPTIGTELQSETLFKEEFLCVADKSTMPECGYLDISSWLARSHLLVALREGKDNEIDNSLSKIGHKRNISMILPHWGIACDLVKGTDLILTIASKALDSLGKTDELTIFQPPFHIDNFDFGAIWHKRKSTDPAHIWLRKMIRRSLSET; encoded by the coding sequence ATGAATTACCTAAGACGTATTGACCTCAATCACTTAGTTACCCTACAGGCTTTATTAACTGAAAAACATATTTCACGTGCAGCAGTGAGGCTGAGTAAGAGCCAGCCTGCTGTAAGCCACTCTCTAGCTTATCTTCGGAAAACTTTTGATGATCCTCTATTGATTCGGAAGTCTGGAAAGTTAGAGCTTACACCAAAAGCAGGAGAGCTGTTGCAGCCTTTGGATGAGGCTCTTGCTAGACTTACATCACTGTTTGAGGCTCCAGAGTTTGATCCCAATCTTGCTGATCGTACGTTCCGAATCGCTATGTCTGATTACGGAGCGAAGCTCTTCCTACCTGACTTACTACGCCAAATCCGTACAATTGGGCCAAACATTAAATTGATTGTTACTCAAGGAAGTAGAGAAGCCATGATAGCAAGTGTCATTGATGGAGAAACGGATCTGGCGTTTGGCGTTTTTCCGACTATTGGCACTGAACTACAATCAGAAACACTCTTTAAAGAGGAGTTTCTATGTGTAGCGGATAAGTCAACGATGCCTGAATGTGGTTATTTGGATATTTCTTCTTGGTTAGCACGCTCTCATCTTCTTGTCGCGTTAAGAGAAGGCAAGGATAACGAAATTGATAACTCTTTGAGCAAAATAGGTCACAAGCGAAATATTAGCATGATTCTTCCTCATTGGGGCATAGCATGTGATTTAGTTAAGGGAACTGACCTGATACTGACTATTGCTTCGAAGGCGCTGGACTCGTTAGGAAAAACGGATGAACTAACGATATTCCAGCCACCTTTTCATATCGATAATTTTGACTTTGGTGCTATTTGGCATAAGAGGAAATCAACAGACCCAGCGCATATCTGGTTGAGAAAAATGATTCGGCGTTCTCTCTCCGAAACATAA
- a CDS encoding nitroreductase family protein: MNNMFLSSLEKRRSVYNLGNSVTLPVNKISELINQAIKLSPSAFHSQSTRVVVLFGDHHQKLWAMVKRELSKRISPEELESRLSKIDACFAAGFGTVLFFEDISVIQELEQTYPLYANNFEKWAEQANGMAQLSVWTALASENIGANLQHYNPLIDDSVAQEWQIPQSWKLIAQMPFGTIESMPDDKKFIPDEERCLIFN, from the coding sequence ATGAATAATATGTTTTTATCCAGTTTAGAAAAAAGACGATCAGTTTATAATTTAGGTAATAGTGTAACGCTACCGGTGAATAAGATATCTGAATTGATTAACCAAGCCATTAAGTTATCGCCTTCTGCATTTCATTCACAAAGTACACGTGTTGTCGTTCTTTTTGGGGACCATCACCAAAAACTTTGGGCTATGGTAAAACGTGAATTGAGTAAACGGATTTCTCCAGAAGAGCTTGAGAGTCGTTTGTCAAAAATTGACGCATGTTTTGCAGCTGGTTTTGGAACGGTACTGTTTTTTGAGGACATTTCCGTTATCCAAGAACTTGAACAAACCTATCCACTCTATGCTAATAATTTTGAAAAGTGGGCTGAGCAAGCAAATGGGATGGCTCAGTTATCAGTTTGGACAGCACTTGCTTCAGAGAACATCGGTGCAAATTTACAACATTACAATCCGTTAATTGACGATTCTGTCGCGCAAGAATGGCAAATTCCTCAATCCTGGAAACTGATTGCACAAATGCCATTTGGCACGATAGAAAGTATGCCAGATGACAAAAAATTCATTCCTGATGAAGAGCGCTGTCTCATTTTCAACTAG
- a CDS encoding WD40 repeat domain-containing protein: MKHISSISGIASYSTQYIATAGYDNSIILWNALDGTPINKVNHDHLANQCSFSTDGKYLVSSSSDYSARIWVLPELRLKTVLYGHMDDVEMSQFSPDNKLVATCSRDKTIRVFDLEGNSLKVMHGHEADIISISWSACGTSLISSSDDGTIRTWDVQQGKQVDCIDFGGVETDTIALSCDGKIFAGDDDGRLTIIEGENTTQINAHKAGVKRVVWDESNQKLISLSYDRSAIIWQLIDGTLVKQSQTALPSIVWPRSCTFLGSDKVAFVTFGSTYAVWDYVEDVWSTDHIEDSQSLNAVASIDGNLYTVGDSGKLFKNGQQLNDMSSLCNFLQPFGKYLLSGGQMGAIFDGKTGLVIHQHRSPLNCCTTFIRDSVQFALVGTYTGEGILFNLDENGTIQYYGTLSMHDNAIKGLASNGESIFSVCATGAAAYHEIQDFEVSKYLPDAHEKISNACVDVGMQYASVSRDLKLTLWIDGQPHIYSSPHKNSIKCIACSEDERHIATGSYGGTVAIFDFVERKWVKLVKPTTSGISCITYCKKMKSFIASSYDGQVYYI; this comes from the coding sequence ATGAAACATATTTCTTCTATTAGTGGTATTGCCAGCTATTCAACTCAATATATAGCAACTGCAGGTTATGATAACAGTATTATTCTGTGGAATGCATTAGACGGTACTCCGATTAATAAGGTAAACCATGACCATCTAGCAAATCAGTGCAGTTTTAGTACTGATGGGAAATATTTGGTGAGTTCAAGCAGTGACTATAGTGCGAGAATTTGGGTGCTACCAGAATTGCGCCTTAAAACAGTTCTATATGGCCATATGGATGATGTAGAAATGTCACAGTTTTCGCCAGACAATAAACTTGTTGCTACATGTTCACGAGATAAAACCATACGTGTCTTCGATTTAGAAGGTAATTCTCTAAAAGTTATGCATGGTCATGAGGCCGATATTATTTCGATCAGTTGGTCCGCCTGCGGTACTTCCCTCATATCCAGTAGCGATGACGGCACCATTCGAACATGGGATGTTCAACAGGGAAAACAAGTAGATTGTATAGATTTTGGGGGAGTCGAAACTGACACTATAGCGTTGAGCTGCGATGGAAAGATCTTTGCTGGGGATGATGACGGTAGATTGACCATCATTGAAGGTGAAAACACGACACAAATTAATGCCCATAAGGCAGGTGTTAAGCGTGTTGTTTGGGATGAATCAAATCAAAAACTGATTAGCTTGAGTTATGATCGTAGTGCAATCATTTGGCAGTTAATTGATGGAACTCTCGTAAAACAATCACAAACTGCGTTACCTAGCATTGTTTGGCCAAGAAGTTGTACATTTTTAGGTAGTGACAAAGTTGCGTTTGTTACGTTTGGGTCAACTTATGCGGTCTGGGATTATGTTGAAGATGTTTGGTCTACCGACCATATAGAAGATTCACAAAGCCTCAATGCTGTGGCTAGTATTGATGGTAACCTATATACGGTAGGAGATTCAGGCAAGTTATTTAAAAATGGTCAACAGCTCAATGATATGTCGAGTCTATGTAATTTTCTCCAACCGTTCGGTAAATACCTCCTTTCTGGTGGCCAGATGGGTGCAATATTTGATGGTAAAACGGGTCTAGTTATACATCAACACCGTTCGCCTCTCAATTGTTGTACTACGTTTATTCGCGATAGCGTCCAGTTTGCGCTTGTGGGGACATACACCGGTGAAGGCATCCTTTTCAATCTAGATGAAAATGGTACAATTCAATATTACGGAACGCTTTCCATGCATGATAATGCGATAAAGGGACTGGCTTCCAACGGTGAGAGTATATTTAGTGTGTGCGCAACGGGAGCTGCAGCCTATCACGAGATTCAAGATTTTGAAGTATCTAAATATCTGCCAGATGCTCATGAGAAAATCTCGAACGCATGTGTAGATGTTGGTATGCAATATGCGAGTGTCAGTAGAGACCTAAAACTGACACTTTGGATTGACGGACAGCCGCATATTTATAGTAGCCCTCATAAAAACTCGATTAAATGTATTGCTTGTAGTGAAGATGAAAGACACATTGCGACTGGAAGCTACGGCGGAACGGTTGCGATTTTCGATTTCGTAGAACGTAAGTGGGTTAAGTTAGTAAAACCAACGACAAGCGGTATCTCCTGCATTACATATTGCAAAAAAATGAAATCCTTTATTGCCAGTTCTTATGATGGCCAAGTCTATTATATATAG
- a CDS encoding IS3 family transposase — translation MSLFACRKCGPKKVSRAGTEETPTSKEKALIVLALKKKYPLKHLLCAINLARSVFYYQCQALKKTRAYEQEIEMIKTIYHEHKGRYGYRRIHLALRKNGFKINHKTVQRLMRQLNLKSTVRPKKYRSYRGEVGKTAPNWLARDFRATKPNEKWVTDVTEFKVNEQKVYLSPIIDLFNQEVIAYNVAKKASLPLVTEMLKEALDGLDAHAKPLIHSDQGWQYRHKAYQKQLADKDIKQSMSRKGNCLDNAMAENFFALLKTEMYHQQHFKSADELIEKIEEYIEYYNTKRIKVKLKGLTPIAYRNQALHAV, via the coding sequence ATTAGCTTATTTGCGTGCAGAAAATGCGGTCCTAAAAAAGTTAGCAGAGCTGGAACAGAAGAAACGCCCACGAGCAAAGAAAAAGCGTTAATTGTTTTAGCTCTTAAAAAGAAATATCCATTAAAGCACTTACTTTGTGCCATTAATCTTGCAAGAAGCGTGTTTTACTATCAATGCCAGGCGCTTAAAAAAACGCGTGCTTATGAACAAGAAATAGAGATGATTAAAACTATCTATCATGAGCATAAAGGTCGTTATGGTTATCGCCGCATTCATTTAGCATTGAGAAAAAATGGCTTTAAAATCAATCATAAAACAGTACAACGATTAATGAGGCAATTAAACCTAAAATCCACGGTAAGGCCGAAGAAATATCGTTCTTATCGTGGGGAAGTTGGAAAAACAGCACCGAATTGGTTGGCAAGAGATTTTCGCGCGACAAAACCTAATGAGAAATGGGTAACGGATGTGACAGAATTTAAAGTGAATGAACAAAAAGTCTATCTATCACCTATTATTGACTTATTTAATCAAGAGGTTATCGCTTACAACGTGGCGAAAAAGGCGAGTCTGCCTTTAGTGACAGAGATGCTAAAAGAGGCATTAGATGGGCTAGATGCTCACGCTAAGCCACTCATTCACAGTGATCAAGGTTGGCAATATCGGCATAAGGCTTATCAAAAGCAACTTGCTGATAAAGATATTAAACAAAGTATGTCGAGGAAAGGGAACTGTTTGGATAATGCGATGGCAGAAAACTTTTTTGCCTTACTCAAAACAGAAATGTATCACCAGCAGCACTTTAAAAGTGCGGATGAACTGATTGAAAAAATAGAAGAATACATTGAATATTACAATACAAAACGGATCAAGGTGAAATTAAAAGGCCTAACTCCGATAGCATATCGAAACCAGGCCTTACACGCCGTTTAA
- a CDS encoding GTP cyclohydrolase II: MINDGTQLKVKTAVLIPMGPENRNGRFHSFAGKNWNEEHFAVVFGDLPSDSVPVIRIHSECLTGDVFGSQRCDCGPQLNEAVDIISREGGVLLYLRQEGRGIGLYSKFEAYRLQDMGFDTFEANTQLNLPEDDRDFSDAVKMLEALEITQCRIITNNPDKVATLRKMGIDVVEIIPTGVYITEHNHSYLKSKADKKKHSIAL, encoded by the coding sequence ATGATTAACGATGGGACTCAACTGAAAGTAAAAACTGCTGTCCTCATTCCTATGGGACCAGAGAATCGTAACGGACGATTTCATTCATTTGCTGGAAAAAATTGGAATGAAGAACATTTTGCTGTTGTGTTTGGTGATCTTCCCTCTGATTCTGTGCCTGTGATTCGGATTCACTCTGAGTGTTTGACTGGGGATGTATTTGGCTCACAACGCTGTGACTGTGGTCCGCAACTGAATGAGGCTGTTGACATCATCAGTCGCGAAGGAGGGGTGCTGCTTTACTTGCGTCAAGAGGGTAGAGGTATTGGCTTGTATTCTAAATTTGAAGCCTATCGTTTACAGGATATGGGATTTGATACATTTGAAGCCAATACGCAATTAAACTTGCCTGAAGATGATCGAGATTTTTCCGATGCGGTCAAAATGCTAGAAGCGCTTGAAATCACTCAATGTCGTATTATCACGAATAACCCGGATAAGGTCGCGACACTAAGGAAAATGGGGATTGATGTGGTAGAGATTATACCAACAGGTGTATATATTACTGAGCACAATCACAGTTACCTGAAATCTAAAGCAGACAAGAAAAAACATTCCATCGCATTGTGA
- a CDS encoding isopenicillin N synthase family dioxygenase produces the protein MATIPVLKLNMLDGYSDKNNQFISLLTEAAHDVGFFYLSDHGVSPSFLEKVRELTRKFFLLPEKEKLSIAMINSPHFRGYNRAGNERTNGNADWREQFDIGAEREPHNVTDNDPIWLGLHGYNQWPESLPELKNVMLAYNDILTNISLKLLRALATGLGLPNHSFDEIYGETPNEHIKLIKYPHSGSIKETQGVGAHKDSGLLTLILQDENKGLQVEISDNKWIDVPPINGTFVVNLGELLELATNGYLRATVHRVLTPDEQRDRFSIAYFLGASLDSIVPVFDLPKELTSGRSLIKTDPNNPLLRNVGLNYMKGRLRSHPDVAKKFYSKWSNFI, from the coding sequence ATGGCAACCATACCTGTATTAAAATTAAACATGTTAGATGGATATTCTGACAAGAACAACCAATTCATATCTCTATTGACGGAAGCGGCCCACGATGTTGGCTTTTTCTATCTTAGTGACCATGGGGTATCGCCTTCATTTTTAGAAAAAGTACGTGAACTGACCAGAAAATTTTTTCTCTTACCTGAAAAAGAAAAACTATCGATTGCCATGATCAACTCCCCTCACTTCAGAGGATATAACAGAGCTGGTAATGAGAGAACGAATGGAAACGCAGACTGGAGAGAACAGTTTGATATAGGTGCAGAACGTGAGCCACATAATGTAACTGATAACGATCCTATCTGGTTAGGGTTACATGGTTATAATCAATGGCCTGAATCTTTACCTGAATTGAAAAATGTAATGTTAGCTTATAATGATATATTGACTAATATTTCTTTAAAATTACTTAGGGCTTTAGCTACAGGGCTGGGATTACCAAATCATTCATTTGATGAAATATATGGTGAGACACCAAATGAACATATTAAATTAATTAAATACCCGCATAGCGGCTCAATAAAAGAAACTCAGGGTGTTGGTGCACATAAAGACTCAGGACTTTTGACGTTAATTTTACAGGACGAGAACAAAGGCTTGCAGGTTGAAATTAGCGATAATAAATGGATTGATGTTCCACCAATTAATGGTACGTTTGTTGTCAACCTTGGAGAGCTATTAGAGTTGGCCACCAATGGTTACCTTCGGGCAACAGTTCATAGAGTTTTAACCCCGGATGAACAGAGAGATAGATTTTCCATTGCATACTTTTTAGGTGCAAGCCTTGATTCTATTGTCCCTGTTTTTGATTTACCTAAAGAATTGACTTCAGGTCGTTCACTTATAAAAACCGATCCTAATAACCCATTGCTAAGAAATGTAGGCCTTAACTATATGAAAGGCAGACTTCGCTCTCATCCCGATGTTGCCAAGAAATTCTATAGCAAATGGAGCAATTTTATATGA